The Deltaproteobacteria bacterium genome window below encodes:
- a CDS encoding acyltransferase, producing the protein MKKENLFYAFLNGSYYFMKGARIPLPLFLYRAMYVALRTCSAAFWWLAKAFWLEPVFRSQCTECGRNLQMGRFLPYLLGSGIIRLGDSNRLNGKINIYFSNKYFEKPELKIGSNCSLGHLLNLNIAQSVTIGDNVRIGSLVSITDSDGHPVDKVARRTQPFPKEAIRPVTIGDDVWIGRSVTILKGVRIGDGAIIGAGSVVTRDIPPDCIAGGNPAREIRRINQ; encoded by the coding sequence ATGAAAAAGGAAAACCTGTTCTACGCTTTTTTGAACGGGTCATATTATTTTATGAAGGGAGCGCGCATCCCGCTGCCTCTTTTCCTTTATAGGGCCATGTATGTCGCTTTGAGGACGTGCTCTGCCGCGTTCTGGTGGCTTGCAAAGGCTTTCTGGCTTGAGCCGGTTTTCCGCTCGCAATGCACGGAATGCGGCAGGAATCTCCAGATGGGGCGCTTTCTGCCCTATCTTCTCGGCAGCGGCATCATCCGGCTCGGCGACAGTAACCGCCTGAACGGGAAGATTAACATTTATTTCTCAAACAAGTATTTTGAAAAGCCCGAACTCAAAATCGGCAGCAATTGCTCGCTGGGGCATCTGCTGAACCTGAACATAGCCCAAAGCGTCACCATAGGCGATAACGTCAGGATCGGCAGCCTTGTCTCAATTACCGATTCGGACGGACACCCCGTCGACAAGGTCGCCCGCCGCACTCAGCCTTTTCCAAAAGAGGCGATAAGGCCTGTCACCATCGGAGATGACGTGTGGATCGGACGCTCGGTTACCATACTGAAAGGCGTGCGGATAGGCGATGGGGCGATAATCGGCGCAGGTTCGGTCGTTACCAGGGATATCCCGCCGGATTGCATCGCGGGCGGCAACCCTGCCAGGGAGATCAGGAGGATCAATCAATAG
- a CDS encoding methyltransferase domain-containing protein, with the protein MDKLKKEKGKSVKTFLSGREIHDQWKEHFRNRENERFYELVFDRIAEIFPEGKEVLDAGCGSCAHTVRLARRGFSVCAVDFSNAALKMARRHLEGIDAGRNIKLRQEDLLSMSFEDGRFDSALCWGVLMHIPEVEKAIAELSRVVKKGGLIVISEGNMHSLQSLALRGLKKLVKKERCEISRQKSGVEHWSSGEKGQMLTRHADTEWLVSEFKRNGCVLEGRFAGQFTELYNRFKSRPARRLIHGFNNVWFRRIKTPGPAFGNIFVFRKDK; encoded by the coding sequence ATGGATAAACTGAAGAAAGAAAAAGGCAAGAGCGTAAAGACCTTCCTGTCAGGCAGGGAGATCCATGACCAATGGAAAGAGCACTTCAGAAATCGCGAAAACGAGCGCTTCTACGAGCTCGTCTTTGACCGGATCGCGGAAATCTTCCCTGAAGGGAAAGAGGTCCTGGATGCCGGCTGCGGCTCGTGCGCTCACACCGTCCGCCTGGCCAGGCGCGGCTTTTCGGTATGCGCGGTTGATTTTTCCAACGCGGCCCTCAAGATGGCGAGGAGGCACCTTGAGGGCATCGATGCAGGCCGGAATATCAAGCTCCGCCAGGAGGACCTGCTTTCGATGTCGTTCGAAGACGGCAGATTCGACTCGGCATTATGCTGGGGTGTGCTGATGCACATACCCGAGGTAGAAAAGGCAATTGCCGAGCTTTCGCGTGTGGTTAAAAAAGGCGGGCTCATCGTAATAAGCGAGGGCAACATGCATTCCCTGCAATCATTAGCCCTCAGGGGGCTTAAAAAACTCGTCAAAAAAGAACGCTGCGAAATCAGCAGGCAGAAAAGCGGTGTGGAACACTGGAGTTCAGGAGAGAAGGGGCAGATGCTTACGAGGCATGCCGATACCGAATGGCTCGTTTCGGAATTTAAAAGGAACGGATGCGTTTTGGAGGGCCGCTTCGCAGGCCAGTTTACAGAGCTCTACAACAGGTTCAAATCTAGGCCCGCGAGGCGGCTTATCCACGGCTTCAACAACGTGTGGTTCCGCCGGATCAAGACCCCTGGCCCGGCCTTCGGGAACATCTTCGTCTTCAGAAAGGACAAATAG
- a CDS encoding glycosyltransferase, with the protein MQNPKRKINLLIVNSSLHYGGSETVIANLCRHLDRGLFNVSASFLKFKGKVGEELEDAGYEVIGPATQKRSISRYMTFFDLLRTIRRKNIDIVHSHCTHSLMDSSICRSLCQGIKTAHTFHFGNYPFYNKRYMLFEKLFSRASDSLVAVADFQKERLKEAYGLSDARIRTIWNGVAPVHPDRIELPFPPGSLIIGSIGNLIEQKGYIELLHVALNLKKAGAKAKFVVIGGGPKHESLIARRDQLELGDTVHFQGYLENAASRALPAFDIFFMPSRWEAMPVALLEAMCAGKPIVATDVSDNPRIVEHGRTGLLVKKGDPLGMQRALETLIGNPELRLKMGTEAKKDYERRFTVSRMIRSYEELYLSLMDSQNMARARS; encoded by the coding sequence GTGCAAAATCCGAAGCGTAAAATAAATCTCCTTATAGTCAATTCGTCACTTCATTACGGCGGCTCCGAGACGGTAATCGCGAACCTTTGCAGGCACCTTGACAGGGGGCTCTTCAACGTTTCCGCAAGCTTCCTGAAATTCAAGGGGAAGGTCGGAGAGGAGCTCGAGGACGCCGGATACGAGGTCATAGGCCCGGCGACCCAGAAGAGGTCCATTTCAAGGTACATGACCTTCTTTGACCTCCTTAGGACCATCCGCAGGAAGAATATCGACATAGTCCACAGCCACTGCACTCATTCCCTGATGGATTCCTCGATATGCAGGTCTTTATGCCAGGGCATAAAGACCGCGCATACTTTTCATTTCGGAAATTATCCGTTCTATAATAAAAGGTATATGCTTTTTGAAAAGCTCTTCAGCCGCGCATCAGACTCCCTGGTTGCGGTCGCAGACTTCCAGAAGGAGCGGCTGAAAGAGGCATACGGCCTTTCGGATGCGCGCATCAGGACCATATGGAACGGAGTTGCGCCGGTCCACCCCGACCGGATAGAGCTCCCCTTCCCTCCAGGCAGCCTTATAATCGGAAGCATAGGGAACCTTATTGAGCAAAAGGGTTATATCGAGCTCCTTCATGTCGCGCTGAACCTTAAGAAAGCCGGGGCAAAGGCGAAATTCGTCGTGATTGGCGGCGGGCCGAAGCACGAATCCCTCATTGCCAGAAGAGACCAGCTCGAACTCGGGGACACAGTCCACTTTCAGGGCTATCTTGAGAACGCCGCCTCGCGGGCGCTCCCGGCGTTCGATATATTTTTTATGCCTTCCAGGTGGGAGGCGATGCCTGTAGCGCTCCTCGAGGCGATGTGCGCCGGGAAGCCAATCGTAGCTACAGATGTAAGCGATAACCCGAGGATCGTCGAGCACGGCCGCACGGGCTTGCTGGTGAAAAAAGGCGACCCCCTGGGAATGCAACGCGCGCTTGAGACGCTCATAGGAAATCCGGAACTCCGGCTGAAGATGGGCACGGAGGCCAAAAAGGATTACGAGCGCCGGTTCACCGTCTCCAGGATGATACGCTCTTACGAGGAGCTGTATCTCTCGCTGATGGATTCTCAAAACATGGCTCGCGCGAGGAGTTGA
- a CDS encoding glycosyltransferase → MPEPVRTAISFIIPALNEEKNIGRTIDSIEACLSAGGALNTISGYEIVVVDNGSTDRTREICAAKGVKFLSHPGLTVGALRNMGAETASGGVLVFIDADVSLTPRWSSRLPALIALLDEKPLTITGLRAKSDDSVSYSIKQWFSIGKNAAQENYINSGHMVVRKDVFTSLGGFNRALVSGEDSELCQRASDSGISITPLDGLDAIHNEAPAGLLEFFKRERWHGYGDYQSFSSFRRSKPAMTAALNVLAFFFLSTISLFYMEPAAVFFYLFILIGLSAISGLHRNKFRVDYKFPVFIYMYMIYITARSFSLFDFVLGLNPRRWR, encoded by the coding sequence ATGCCAGAGCCAGTTCGCACCGCAATCAGCTTCATAATCCCGGCCTTGAACGAGGAGAAAAATATCGGGAGGACTATCGACTCTATCGAGGCCTGTCTCAGTGCCGGCGGGGCGCTCAATACCATATCGGGCTACGAAATAGTCGTGGTCGACAACGGATCTACTGACCGGACCCGCGAGATATGCGCTGCGAAAGGGGTCAAATTCCTTTCCCATCCCGGGCTCACGGTCGGAGCGCTCAGGAATATGGGCGCGGAGACGGCATCCGGCGGGGTGCTGGTCTTTATCGATGCCGACGTGTCCCTGACACCACGCTGGTCATCACGACTTCCGGCCCTGATCGCGCTTTTGGACGAAAAACCGCTTACCATCACCGGTTTGCGAGCCAAGTCGGACGATTCGGTCTCTTATTCTATAAAGCAGTGGTTTTCAATCGGGAAAAACGCGGCCCAGGAGAACTATATAAATAGCGGCCATATGGTCGTCAGAAAGGACGTATTCACGTCGCTGGGGGGGTTCAATCGGGCCCTCGTCTCTGGCGAGGATTCCGAGCTTTGCCAGAGGGCCTCGGATTCGGGAATTTCGATAACCCCTCTAGACGGCCTTGATGCAATCCATAACGAGGCGCCGGCAGGCCTGCTTGAGTTCTTCAAAAGGGAGCGCTGGCATGGGTACGGAGATTACCAGAGCTTCAGCAGTTTCAGAAGATCCAAGCCGGCGATGACGGCGGCCCTGAACGTGCTCGCGTTTTTTTTCCTCTCGACAATTTCCCTCTTCTACATGGAACCGGCTGCGGTCTTTTTCTATCTTTTCATACTAATCGGCCTCTCCGCAATATCAGGGCTTCACAGGAACAAATTCCGAGTGGACTATAAATTCCCGGTCTTCATATACATGTACATGATCTACATAACCGCGCGAAGCTTTTCGCTATTTGATTTCGTCCTCGGGCTGAACCCAAGGCGATGGAGATGA
- a CDS encoding glycosyltransferase, which produces MAKHILHLIDTSTLSGPGKTIYNSCRFEDGSRYVKSVAVFRNSAENDYVSFLRKSGINTIELAENRANLPKVLTYAPVALELRRIIRRNKVDLLHAHGYKADILGFMASRLSGVKAVTTLHGYIENTRSAAVYNRLSVKAAKRMDAVIAVSWAMRDRLLKKGVPGSKISVIHNAIVSGDYPRLPKSEKIIEEKGIAGTFPVIGSIGRISPEKGQRVLCEAFRKIITVFPNARLLLIGDGPDAERLRSEFTDLNGRLVITGHVRNIKEYISVLDLHVLASYTEGLPNVILETSCMGKANVATDVGGTSECLIDGETGILVRPGDSSALSEAVIRVLKDPHMRSEFEKNAFEFIRKEFDFTRRVEKMHSLYDRVFSAAS; this is translated from the coding sequence ATGGCTAAGCACATCCTGCATCTGATAGACACCAGCACGCTCTCCGGCCCGGGGAAGACCATTTACAACTCATGCCGGTTTGAGGACGGGTCCAGGTATGTCAAATCCGTCGCCGTTTTCAGGAACAGCGCGGAAAATGATTACGTCTCTTTTTTGAGGAAATCTGGGATAAATACGATAGAGCTGGCCGAAAACAGGGCGAACCTCCCGAAGGTCTTGACCTATGCACCCGTTGCGCTTGAGTTAAGGAGAATCATCAGGCGAAATAAAGTCGACCTCCTCCACGCCCACGGCTACAAGGCCGACATATTGGGTTTCATGGCAAGCCGTTTGAGCGGCGTAAAAGCAGTGACGACCCTCCACGGCTACATTGAGAACACCAGGAGCGCCGCCGTTTACAACCGTCTTTCCGTGAAGGCGGCGAAAAGAATGGACGCCGTTATAGCCGTATCCTGGGCCATGCGGGACCGGCTGCTTAAAAAAGGCGTGCCTGGCTCAAAGATAAGCGTGATCCATAACGCGATAGTCTCGGGAGATTATCCCAGGCTTCCCAAATCGGAAAAGATCATAGAGGAAAAGGGCATTGCGGGAACGTTCCCTGTCATAGGCTCCATAGGCCGCATAAGCCCGGAGAAAGGCCAGCGCGTCCTCTGCGAGGCGTTCAGGAAGATAATCACCGTTTTTCCGAACGCCCGCCTGCTCCTCATAGGCGACGGTCCTGATGCCGAGCGCCTGAGGAGCGAATTCACGGACCTGAACGGCAGGCTCGTTATCACCGGCCATGTCAGGAATATAAAGGAATACATTAGCGTACTGGACCTGCATGTGCTTGCAAGCTATACCGAGGGGCTCCCGAACGTGATACTTGAGACCTCGTGCATGGGCAAGGCGAATGTGGCCACCGACGTAGGCGGGACCTCCGAATGCCTCATCGACGGCGAAACTGGCATCCTTGTCAGGCCGGGAGACAGCAGCGCGCTCTCGGAGGCGGTCATCAGGGTACTCAAGGACCCTCACATGCGCTCGGAATTCGAAAAGAACGCCTTTGAGTTCATCCGAAAGGAATTTGATTTCACAAGGCGAGTGGAAAAGATGCATTCTCTTTACGACCGGGTCTTCTCGGCGGCGTCATGA
- a CDS encoding polysaccharide lyase, producing MKTSALLTCLIILAFCTHANGAAFHFEGFESGESVPGFSGSSYGSIYGNPSYSIQGVEKASGSYALMHRFEAGQNGSYATMLFGDSPESLDSDNSSYQDIYIQFKLRYSPGYDFSAGNNKIVIIGTQDDTRHENVCCNPWVANYITLHAGNSGSSGYFNVEGNNKKAETGQWFPLSPNISGYSAYNRYTIEAGRWYTIEIHISLNGGSQSTGVFEMWIDGQKISYYDQVLYRVPREGDFGTNAAFGINFIMLSHYLNSGAPQEQAMYYDDIVMSTSYVGEKRPSSPVNLRLILSGN from the coding sequence ATGAAAACGTCCGCGCTTTTAACCTGTCTAATCATCCTTGCCTTCTGCACGCACGCTAACGGCGCGGCATTTCATTTCGAGGGCTTCGAGTCGGGAGAAAGCGTGCCCGGCTTTTCAGGGAGCAGCTACGGCAGCATCTACGGGAACCCGAGCTACTCCATCCAGGGCGTCGAGAAAGCAAGCGGCAGCTATGCGCTCATGCACAGGTTCGAGGCCGGGCAGAACGGGTCGTACGCGACCATGCTCTTCGGCGACAGCCCCGAGTCCCTTGATTCCGACAACAGCAGCTATCAGGATATCTATATACAATTCAAGCTCAGGTACAGCCCCGGGTACGACTTCAGCGCGGGGAACAACAAGATAGTCATAATAGGGACTCAGGACGACACGAGGCATGAGAACGTCTGTTGTAATCCCTGGGTGGCCAATTATATCACCCTGCACGCAGGGAACTCGGGTAGTTCCGGGTATTTCAACGTAGAAGGCAATAATAAGAAGGCGGAAACCGGGCAGTGGTTTCCCCTCTCCCCCAATATCTCGGGGTACTCCGCGTACAACCGCTATACGATAGAGGCCGGAAGGTGGTACACCATAGAAATTCATATCAGCTTGAACGGCGGGTCGCAGTCCACTGGAGTCTTCGAGATGTGGATAGACGGCCAGAAAATATCCTATTACGACCAGGTCCTCTACAGGGTTCCGAGGGAAGGGGATTTCGGCACCAATGCGGCATTCGGGATAAACTTCATAATGCTTTCGCATTACCTCAACTCAGGCGCCCCCCAGGAACAGGCGATGTATTACGACGACATCGTCATGAGCACAAGCTATGTCGGGGAAAAACGCCCGTCAAGCCCCGTCAACCTTCGACTGATACTCTCAGGCAACTGA
- a CDS encoding polysaccharide lyase — protein MKIKALIFSALLLFLASAWPDETAAFEYVIDFETGDTSQVDYEHNPSRNSIVDSNLSGGGNYAFRCMIPQGSSQQYCGFNVDLSTMPSQNNIYIRYYVKFEPSWKFAPPSDNPYYKSLILEVDAEDYNAGGRMFLNLNSVSESVARMKALIYTLDQWHDTGVDIRNDDRWHCIELRSYRNLSSPSNGRVQVWHNGTLVLDLNPFNAGNAEISYITFGYRNGTAQNDMYMQFDEIVIADHYIGPIGVPSPPSNIRRVQ, from the coding sequence TTGAAGATCAAAGCCCTCATCTTCTCTGCACTGTTACTATTTTTAGCATCGGCATGGCCGGATGAAACGGCGGCATTCGAGTACGTGATCGATTTCGAAACCGGCGACACTTCGCAGGTCGACTACGAGCATAATCCGTCGAGGAACTCCATTGTAGACTCGAATCTTTCGGGGGGCGGTAATTACGCCTTCCGGTGCATGATACCGCAGGGCTCGTCACAGCAGTATTGCGGGTTCAATGTCGACCTGTCGACGATGCCGTCCCAAAATAACATTTACATCAGGTACTATGTCAAATTCGAGCCCTCTTGGAAATTCGCGCCGCCGTCGGATAATCCCTATTACAAGTCCCTGATACTCGAGGTTGATGCGGAGGACTACAACGCCGGGGGGAGGATGTTCCTCAATTTGAATTCAGTGAGCGAGAGCGTCGCCCGGATGAAAGCCCTCATCTACACTCTCGACCAATGGCATGACACGGGCGTGGATATACGAAATGACGATAGATGGCACTGCATAGAGCTGAGGAGCTACAGGAACCTCTCGTCTCCGTCGAACGGCAGGGTGCAGGTTTGGCATAACGGAACCCTGGTGCTTGACCTCAATCCGTTCAACGCGGGGAACGCGGAGATAAGCTATATCACATTCGGGTACAGGAACGGAACGGCCCAGAATGACATGTACATGCAGTTCGACGAGATCGTGATAGCAGACCACTACATCGGCCCTATTGGTGTGCCTTCCCCGCCCAGTAACATCAGAAGAGTGCAATGA
- a CDS encoding fibronectin type III domain-containing protein produces MRTVQFIKKACPLLFLLLLIWGCGGGGSGGSAASGEEPFRSVEVAWDPPDTRQNGTALSSGEIGGYRVHYGAESGNYDTIIDVGGATSLTIEDVPSDCDIYVAVTVYDTDGLESNFSDELVIAAE; encoded by the coding sequence ATGAGGACCGTTCAATTCATAAAAAAAGCCTGTCCGCTCCTGTTTCTGCTCCTCCTTATTTGGGGGTGCGGGGGCGGCGGAAGCGGCGGGTCGGCCGCCAGCGGAGAAGAGCCGTTCAGGTCCGTTGAAGTCGCCTGGGACCCGCCGGATACCCGTCAAAACGGGACAGCCTTGAGCAGCGGGGAAATAGGCGGATACAGGGTCCATTACGGCGCGGAATCCGGAAATTACGATACCATCATCGACGTAGGGGGGGCGACCAGCCTGACTATCGAGGATGTCCCCTCGGACTGCGATATATATGTCGCAGTTACGGTGTACGATACGGACGGACTTGAGAGCAATTTTTCCGATGAATTGGTCATCGCGGCCGAATAG
- the prsK gene encoding PEP-CTERM system histidine kinase PrsK, with product MTTLPFALNVLSAAMCAGLGLFTLLRNPRHLVNIGFASGMACLAVIEAGSALALLAPGRGWHTGMRLNLTGQAMLPAAWMLFSLVFARANHREILSKWISALILFTLVSAAFAYLAGSPSFIEYIPPEPDRAPALFSAPLYALGPVGKYFYIFVLLGLVLNLVHLENTLKSSSGQKRWQIKYIIFGVGGVLAYYVFLSSQALLFSAINAEMLVLASVITIITVSMTAVFIVRHRLLEVDIFVSRYVVYGSFTVLLAGLYLIGIGVVIRGIRHLDIPLGFFFTALFVFVSLLFLALLLFTSFLRRKVQLFINRHFYSHKYEFRDKWMETIEKMSSKRSIGEITSTLIELISETTGARGVRIWLLDPVSGRYVNTASGQDKGPGQIGNDHPLSMRIKTDKDPFFLSEIPDMSASLPAWPDAVLCAPLVADDDPVGFALLGSDISGEKYRQDDFDILKAMTTQAAVQIKNMRLDQDVMSLKAMEGFSKASAFIMHDLKNLTNTLSLVSQNARHNMNDPSFQKDAINTIDATVGRMKTVIERLSASNEGLVIRPRDTDLRTIVNGALGKLAFTEKKDVRVSISLEKAPIVTIDPEVMEMVFLNLLTNAFDSIDGRGEVSVNSEPVKGGVLVTVSDTGSGMRPEFVRESLFRPFMTTKRNGFGIGLYQCKNIIEAHGGTVDVESSPGAGTAFRILFPGGTEARTPA from the coding sequence ATGACAACCCTGCCGTTCGCATTAAATGTCCTTAGCGCAGCCATGTGCGCCGGGCTGGGCCTCTTCACCCTTTTAAGGAACCCGCGCCACCTGGTCAACATAGGGTTCGCTTCGGGAATGGCCTGCCTGGCCGTCATAGAGGCCGGGAGCGCTCTCGCGCTCCTAGCCCCGGGGCGGGGCTGGCATACCGGCATGCGGCTTAACCTCACGGGGCAGGCCATGCTCCCGGCAGCCTGGATGCTTTTTTCATTGGTATTCGCCAGGGCCAACCACAGGGAAATCCTCTCGAAATGGATATCGGCTCTTATTCTGTTTACTTTAGTATCAGCAGCCTTTGCCTATCTTGCAGGCTCTCCAAGTTTCATAGAGTATATCCCGCCTGAGCCCGACCGCGCACCCGCCCTTTTCTCCGCTCCATTGTACGCGCTAGGGCCCGTCGGCAAGTACTTCTACATATTCGTGCTCCTCGGCCTTGTGCTTAATCTCGTGCACCTTGAGAACACCCTCAAGTCCTCGTCCGGACAGAAGAGATGGCAGATAAAATACATAATATTCGGCGTCGGAGGGGTGCTGGCCTATTACGTGTTCCTTTCTAGCCAGGCGCTCCTTTTTTCGGCCATAAACGCGGAAATGCTGGTCCTGGCCTCGGTCATCACCATCATAACCGTTTCCATGACCGCGGTCTTCATAGTGAGGCACAGGCTTCTCGAGGTCGACATATTCGTATCGAGGTACGTGGTATACGGCTCATTCACCGTCCTCCTCGCAGGCCTGTACCTCATAGGCATTGGGGTCGTAATAAGGGGTATACGCCACCTGGATATTCCGCTCGGCTTTTTCTTCACCGCGCTCTTCGTCTTCGTGTCACTCCTCTTCCTTGCGCTTCTCCTTTTCACTTCCTTTTTGAGGAGGAAGGTCCAGCTCTTCATAAACAGGCACTTCTACAGCCACAAGTACGAGTTCCGGGATAAGTGGATGGAGACGATAGAAAAAATGAGCTCTAAAAGGAGCATCGGCGAGATAACGTCCACTCTTATCGAACTCATATCGGAGACGACCGGCGCCCGGGGCGTGCGTATCTGGCTTCTCGACCCGGTCAGCGGAAGATATGTGAATACCGCGTCAGGCCAGGATAAGGGCCCGGGGCAGATCGGGAATGACCACCCCCTCTCAATGCGCATAAAAACCGATAAAGACCCCTTCTTTTTATCCGAAATACCTGATATGAGCGCGAGCCTCCCTGCCTGGCCCGACGCGGTCCTCTGCGCGCCGCTTGTGGCGGATGATGACCCCGTTGGATTCGCCCTCCTGGGGAGCGATATCTCCGGTGAAAAATACAGGCAGGACGATTTCGACATATTGAAGGCCATGACCACGCAGGCGGCCGTCCAGATAAAGAACATGCGGCTAGACCAGGACGTCATGAGCCTGAAGGCGATGGAGGGGTTCAGCAAGGCGTCGGCCTTCATAATGCATGACCTTAAAAACCTTACGAATACCCTTTCCCTGGTCAGCCAGAACGCCAGGCACAACATGAACGATCCTTCATTCCAGAAGGACGCGATAAACACCATAGACGCCACGGTCGGCAGGATGAAAACCGTCATAGAAAGGCTTTCAGCCTCCAACGAAGGACTGGTCATAAGGCCGAGGGATACGGATCTGCGGACGATCGTAAACGGCGCACTGGGGAAGCTCGCCTTCACGGAGAAGAAGGATGTCAGGGTGAGCATCAGCCTGGAGAAAGCGCCGATTGTGACGATTGACCCGGAAGTAATGGAAATGGTATTCCTGAACCTCCTTACGAACGCGTTTGACTCGATAGACGGCAGAGGCGAGGTCTCGGTGAATTCCGAGCCCGTAAAGGGCGGCGTCCTCGTAACGGTCTCTGATACAGGGAGCGGCATGCGGCCGGAGTTCGTAAGGGAATCGCTCTTCAGGCCGTTCATGACAACGAAAAGGAACGGGTTCGGAATAGGCCTGTACCAGTGCAAGAACATAATCGAGGCCCACGGCGGTACTGTCGACGTTGAGAGCTCGCCCGGAGCGGGTACCGCATTCAGGATACTCTTCCCGGGCGGAACTGAAGCGCGGACGCCGGCCTGA
- the prsR gene encoding PEP-CTERM-box response regulator transcription factor has protein sequence MGNPRLLIIDDDEHIRTQMKWALVQDYDVCLARDGEQAMEALQGGAFPLILLDLGLPPDPEGTSEGLRLLGSILGHDPASKVIVLTGNPDRSAALSAVSLGAHDFFTKPIDLEELKHTLRRAHYVHTLEAEYKALQMQPETHVFGELTGTSGRMHEIFSTIRKVAGKDVPVLITGESGTGKELIARALHSHSSRSGMPLVAINCGAIPENLMESELFGHEKGSFTGAHAKKAGRIELAQGGTLFLDEIGELPLQLQVKLLRFLQDHRIEKVGGGEPLQVDLRVIAATNRDLTSLIKEGRYREDLYYRLAVVSIEVPPLRERGEDIVLLARTFLKKYSEPSQAEPKLLSRDALDAILAYDWPGNVREMENRVRRALALSEGPVVTSSDLGFAAKKQPQTLDLRKARENLDVRLICTAISMHNGNISKAAEELGLSRPTLHQLVKKYNITTKLERSN, from the coding sequence ATGGGAAATCCGAGATTACTGATAATTGACGACGACGAGCACATCCGGACCCAGATGAAATGGGCCCTTGTGCAGGACTACGATGTCTGCCTTGCAAGGGACGGCGAGCAGGCGATGGAGGCCCTCCAGGGAGGGGCATTCCCGCTCATACTGCTGGACCTGGGCCTTCCCCCGGACCCCGAAGGCACTTCCGAGGGGCTACGCCTTCTTGGAAGCATACTGGGCCATGACCCGGCTTCGAAGGTCATAGTGCTCACCGGCAACCCCGACCGTTCGGCCGCGCTCTCGGCAGTGTCCCTGGGCGCTCACGATTTCTTCACAAAGCCCATAGACCTCGAAGAGCTTAAGCACACTCTCAGGCGGGCCCATTACGTACACACCCTCGAGGCCGAGTACAAGGCACTCCAGATGCAGCCCGAGACCCATGTTTTCGGCGAGCTCACCGGAACGAGCGGCAGGATGCATGAGATTTTCTCGACCATAAGGAAGGTGGCCGGCAAGGACGTCCCCGTGCTCATAACCGGAGAGAGCGGCACTGGAAAGGAGCTCATAGCGCGCGCACTACATAGCCACAGCTCGCGTTCCGGCATGCCTCTGGTGGCAATAAACTGCGGCGCCATACCCGAGAACCTCATGGAAAGCGAGCTTTTCGGCCATGAAAAGGGCTCCTTTACCGGCGCGCACGCGAAAAAGGCCGGCAGGATAGAACTCGCCCAGGGCGGAACGCTCTTCCTGGACGAAATAGGAGAATTGCCGCTCCAGCTCCAGGTAAAGCTCCTCCGGTTCCTGCAGGACCACCGCATAGAGAAGGTCGGCGGCGGCGAACCCCTGCAAGTGGACTTGCGGGTCATAGCAGCCACTAACAGGGACCTTACCTCCCTTATAAAGGAGGGCCGGTACAGGGAAGACCTCTACTACAGGCTGGCGGTCGTGTCCATCGAGGTCCCGCCGCTCAGGGAACGCGGCGAGGACATAGTGCTCCTTGCCAGGACTTTCCTGAAGAAGTACTCGGAACCGTCCCAGGCTGAGCCGAAGCTTCTCAGCAGGGACGCCCTCGACGCCATCCTTGCGTATGACTGGCCCGGGAACGTGAGGGAGATGGAAAACAGGGTGCGGAGGGCCCTTGCGCTCTCCGAAGGTCCGGTCGTGACTTCATCGGACCTCGGGTTTGCGGCAAAGAAACAGCCGCAGACCCTCGACCTGAGGAAGGCCAGGGAAAACCTCGATGTAAGACTCATATGCACCGCCATATCCATGCACAACGGCAATATAAGCAAGGCCGCGGAGGAGCTGGGCTTGAGCAGACCCACCCTTCACCAGCTTGTAAAAAAATACAACATCACTACAAAGCTTGAAAGGAGCAATTGA